Genomic segment of Acidobacteriota bacterium:
CGAGAGGCCGTAGGTCACTGAAAATGCAACGCAACCTCGGGTTCTGCGACGAAGGCGTACTGTCAGTACATCGAGGAGAGGTTCTGCGGATAACACAGCAGACTCAGTGACCTACGGCCTCGCAGTAGGTTGTCGGTGAGAAAGGCAGGCCAGGAAACCAGCGCCCCTCGAGCAGGCCCAAGGGCCGGTCGCAGCGAGAAGGCGACCGGCCGTTCTTTCTTTTTCAGAGGAGATCGTCTGGCACCGCGGAGAGTTTGGGTAGTTGACGCAGACGTCCGCGCTAGCCGGCATCCCTAAACGGCGACCCCAAGCGAGAGGCTAGAGCGGCTGAAACGCTGCTACACCGAGACCCTGCCGCAAGCGCTCGATCAAGGTGAGCGCCGCCTCTTGCCGAAGACTGACCGCGCGCAGCGTGGCGAGGATGCCAATCAAGTCGCGGGTGACATCGAGTTGCTGAAAGATGGGAATCATCTGCCGAGCGGTCTCATGTAGCCGTACCGTGTCGCCTGTGCTGGCAAAGACCTGAGCCAGATCGAGGGAGACCACCGCCGTTTCGAACGGTAGGTCGTGATCCAGAAAGCGCTGCCGAACGGCTTCCAAAGACCGCACTCCCGCCTCCGGACCCTTCGTTTCGAGGTCGATCCGCGCCTTGAGCCAATCGAGTCGTAGGCCGAGCATGCGGCCGGCGAAACGGCGATAGAGAGGTTCCACTGCGTCTACCAAATGAGCGGCTTCGCCATAGGCCCCACGGTCGATCATCAGATGGAGCAGGTTCTGGATACCGCTCATCACGAGGGACAGATCGGCATCCGGCCCGATGCGCTGCAAACCGCTCCAAACGGCCTGGAGTCCTTGTTCGACTTCGCCGGCCTTGGCGAGGATGGATGCTTCCTTGATGAGCACCTTCGCCATCGCATCGTCGCTACCGTGGCGCTGGTAGATCACCGCCGCTTGACGCAGCAGGGTCAGGGCTTCTTTCATGCGACGCTGGTAGTCCCGAAGCGAGGCCAACAGGGAAAGGTACTCCGCCTTGAGGAGCGGATCGCACTGAGGCAGTTCGTCTAGGTAGCGGCCGGCCTTGGCAAAGGCCGCGTCGGAACCGGCGAGGTCGTTGCTGATGCGCCGTGCGTTACCCAGTTCGGACCACACTCGAACCCGCAGTTCGGCGAACTGTGCCGCCTCGCCGTCGGCAAGGGCATCATCGGCAATGGCCATCGCCATCTCGGCACACCGCAGGGTGACTTTGGGATCCTCTTGACGAGCCGCGATACTCCGCTCGATCAGTTGCTCGCAGAGGCTGCGCCGCTGCCGCACGGACTTCGCATCCAGGTGCTCAAGCGGATTGGAGAGTTTGCCCTCGGCCAGCGCCTCGGCGAGAGCGGCGGTGCCCCTGGCCTCCTGCCGTACATCCTCGACCCACGACGCCACATCGACGGAGAGCCGTTCGAGCACCGCTTCGATACGTTCCGCGTCGGCTCGCTCAGCCTTGCGGGAACGAGCTCTGTGCCAGGCAGACTCATCCACCAGATCCGCCGGTAGAGCCGTGCCCCGAGCGGTTTCCCAGCCGACTTCGCGAGCGATCCGTTCGGCACAGCTCGGGCAACCCGCCAACAGGTGACGAATGGCGCGGGACCGCTCCGCCTTGGAAGCACTGCCCCGGATCAACCGATCCAGCTCCACGATGGGATGCTCCCGCATTGAATTCATGCACACATCTCCCGAACTATATGACCGAACCTTCACACAGTCATTCATACGACAAAGGAAAGTCGAAGTTCTATCAAGAAGTGCTCACATGGTATCGATACCTTCTGCCGGGAGCAAGGACGCTACCTTCCCCTCTGCTATGCTGCCGGCCATTCAAACCCTTGAACCTTCGGGCCTGATCCGGTTCTATTCCGGGCAACTCTTCGTCCTCACCCGCCATGGATGTCGTTATTGTCGGAGGCGGAATCTGCGGCCTCGCGACCGCTCACTTCCTCTCCCGCAGCCTTTCCGTTCAGGACTCTCGCCTTCCAAGCGTTTGCCTCGTCGAAGGGTCGCCGCGCTTTGGCGGCAAGGTGCTTTCGGAACGCTTTGACGGGTTCCTTGTCGAAGGCGGCCCGGACTCGTTCTTGCGCCAGAAGTCCGATGCCCTCGAACTGGTAGATGAGCTTGGCCTGGCGGACCAACTTGTGCCGAGCAACGACCACAAGAGGCGCGTGTTCCTAGTTCGCCAGGGCCGGCTGGTGCCGCTGCCGGAAGGACTCCAGATGATGGTGCCGACCCGCTGGAAACCGTTTTTCCAGTCGCCCTTGTTGTCCGTTGCCGGACGCCTGCGGGTCGCCCTGGAACCGTGGATTCCGGCCCGCCGGGCAACGACCGATGAGAGCCTGGCGAGCTTTGTCCGCCGGCGCTTCGGCCGTGAAGCCCTCGCTACTTTGGCGGAGCCGCAGTTGGCGGCGATCTACCTCGGCGACTCGGAGCGCCTGAGCCTGGAGGCCACCTTCCCGAGTTTTGCGCAGCTCGAACGCAGCCACGGCAGCTTGGTCCGCGGCCTCCGGCGCCGCCCGGGGGCACCACCGAGGCTTGCAGGCATCCACCTCTCCACACCAGGCTCACCGCCGCCGGAGCCGATGTTTTGGTCTCTGCGCGAGGGCGTCGGCAGTCTCACCGAGGCACTCGAACGCAGGCTGCAGCAGGCGGGAGTGACCCTCTCGACGGGTCAGCCGGTGACCGCAATCGAGCGCCTCCGCGCCGGCTGGCGGGTGCATCGTGACGGAGCGCCTTCCCTCGACGCCGACGCGGTGGTGCTGGCGGTTCCGGCCGCCGTCGCCGCTCGTCTGGCGGCCTCCGGGAACCCGGCCCTAGCTGAGGGCCTCGGAGAGCTGCGCGCGGTGTCCGCGGCGGTGGTTTCCCTCGGCTATCGCGAGCTGGACCTGCCGCGCCCGCTCGATGGATTCGGCTTCTTCGTGCCGGCCCAGGAAGGCCGGCGGATCGTCGCTTCGACCTGGACCTCCACAAAGTTCGATCATCGGGCGCCGGCCGGCCATGTCTTGCTGCGGATGTTCGTTGGCGGACTCCGTGGCGAGCAGTGGGCCGAGCTGCCAGAGGGCGACCTGCTGGCTCTCGCGAGAGCCGAACTAGGGGATCTCCTCGGCCTCACCGCCGAGCCGGTGATGGCGCGAATCCATCGCTGGCCGCAGGGTTACCCGCAGTACGAAGTCGGCCACCGACAGCGGGTGACGGAACTCACCCGGCGCGCCGAGCCGGGCCTCTATCTCGCCGGCAGCGCCTTCCACGGAGTGGGCCTTTCGGACTGCGTCGCGAGCGCCGCGGCAACCGCCAAAGCGATACGCCACAGCCCCCGCTGAGGGTTCGGCGGCGCTCGTCGCGGCGCTGCCTCGACGGACTGCGCCTTGACGCCGCGGGATGCCGATGTAAAACTGTCCTATCGAAAATTTACAATGGTAAAGACATCCGAGACTAGATCTCGGATAAGAATCGGAATGGCCGTCGCCGACATCGAACCGATCACTGCTCGTATTGATCCGATCGAGCAGCGGCCTCCTTTGGTTCTTGGCGACGCGACGTTTCGCGGCATCACCGAAACGGTCAGCCGGCCGATCGAGTGGAAGCCACCGGTCGGCTGGTACGTCGTTCTCGCCATCTCCCTCTCCCTCCTTTCGCTTCTCGGGGTCAGCATCGCCTGGCTGTTCTGGGAGGGCATTGGCATCTGGGGCAATAACGTGCCGGTGGGCTGGGGCTTCCCGATCGTCAACTTCGTCTTCTGGGTCGGCATCGGTCACGCCGGCACCCTGATCTCAGCGGTCCTGTTCCTCTTCCGCCAGCGTTGGCGGACCTCGATCAACCGCACCGCAGAGGCGATGACCATCTTTGCGGTGATGTGCGCCCTGATCTTCCCGGGCATCCACATCGGCCGCCCGTGGCTCGCCTACTGGATGCTGCCGATCCCCAACCAGATGGCGATGTGGCCGCAATTCCGCAGCCCGCTGATGTGGGATGTGTTCGCGGTGTCGATTTACGGCACCGTGTCGGTGCTGTTCTGGTACCTCGGCCTGGTGCCCGATCTGGCGACGGTGCGCGATCGCGCCAAGACCAGAATCCGCCGCCTGCTCTACGGCTTCTTCGCCCTCGGCTGGCGCGGCTCGCACCGCCAGTGGCTGCACTACGAGCGGGCCTATCTGCTCCTTGCCGGCCTGGCAACGCCGCTGGTGCTGTCGGTGCACTCGGTGGTGTCCTTCGACTTCGCCACCTCGCAGCTCCCGGGCTGGCACACCACCATCTTCCCGCCCTACTTCGTGGCCGGCGCGATCTTCTCCGGCGTCGCCATGGTGGTGACGCTGATGGTGTTCTGCCGCGTCGTCTTCAAGCTCAAGGGATTGGTGACGCTACTTCACTTCGACCGCATGGCGAAGTTGATGCTGCTGACCGGCAGCATCGTCGGTTTCGCCTACGGCATCGAGTTCTTCATCGCCTGGTACAGCGGCAATCCCTACGAACAGTTCGCCTTCATCAACCGCGCCTTCGGTCCCTATGCCTGGGCCTACTGGATCATGGTGAGTTGCAACGTGATCTCGCCGCAGCTCTTCTGGTTCCGCAAGGCACGCACCAACATCGTGCTGCTCTTGATCGTGTCGATCTTCATCAACATCGGCATGTGGTTCGAGCGCTTTGTGATCGTGGTGACTTCGCTACACCGCGACTTCCTGCCGTCGAGCTGGGGGTACTACGTTCCGACCCTGTGGGACACCCTCACCTTCCTCGGCAGCTTTGGCCTGTTCTTCACCATGTTCACCCTGTTCGTCCGCTTCCTGCCGATGGTCGCCATCTCGGAAGTCAAGGGCGTTCTGCCGGAAGCGAAGCCACACTGAATCCCATGACCGCTCCCCTCACCGCCCAGACCGTCGCCGACGACACCCCGGTTGCTTTCGGCGGTGCCTACGGTGTGCTGGCCGAGTTCGACGACCCGGGGACCCTCTACCA
This window contains:
- the nrfD gene encoding NrfD/PsrC family molybdoenzyme membrane anchor subunit — encoded protein: MAVADIEPITARIDPIEQRPPLVLGDATFRGITETVSRPIEWKPPVGWYVVLAISLSLLSLLGVSIAWLFWEGIGIWGNNVPVGWGFPIVNFVFWVGIGHAGTLISAVLFLFRQRWRTSINRTAEAMTIFAVMCALIFPGIHIGRPWLAYWMLPIPNQMAMWPQFRSPLMWDVFAVSIYGTVSVLFWYLGLVPDLATVRDRAKTRIRRLLYGFFALGWRGSHRQWLHYERAYLLLAGLATPLVLSVHSVVSFDFATSQLPGWHTTIFPPYFVAGAIFSGVAMVVTLMVFCRVVFKLKGLVTLLHFDRMAKLMLLTGSIVGFAYGIEFFIAWYSGNPYEQFAFINRAFGPYAWAYWIMVSCNVISPQLFWFRKARTNIVLLLIVSIFINIGMWFERFVIVVTSLHRDFLPSSWGYYVPTLWDTLTFLGSFGLFFTMFTLFVRFLPMVAISEVKGVLPEAKPH
- the hemG gene encoding protoporphyrinogen oxidase, whose translation is MDVVIVGGGICGLATAHFLSRSLSVQDSRLPSVCLVEGSPRFGGKVLSERFDGFLVEGGPDSFLRQKSDALELVDELGLADQLVPSNDHKRRVFLVRQGRLVPLPEGLQMMVPTRWKPFFQSPLLSVAGRLRVALEPWIPARRATTDESLASFVRRRFGREALATLAEPQLAAIYLGDSERLSLEATFPSFAQLERSHGSLVRGLRRRPGAPPRLAGIHLSTPGSPPPEPMFWSLREGVGSLTEALERRLQQAGVTLSTGQPVTAIERLRAGWRVHRDGAPSLDADAVVLAVPAAVAARLAASGNPALAEGLGELRAVSAAVVSLGYRELDLPRPLDGFGFFVPAQEGRRIVASTWTSTKFDHRAPAGHVLLRMFVGGLRGEQWAELPEGDLLALARAELGDLLGLTAEPVMARIHRWPQGYPQYEVGHRQRVTELTRRAEPGLYLAGSAFHGVGLSDCVASAAATAKAIRHSPR